In Drosophila santomea strain STO CAGO 1482 chromosome 3L, Prin_Dsan_1.1, whole genome shotgun sequence, a single window of DNA contains:
- the LOC120447830 gene encoding hemicentin-1 isoform X6, whose product MGNMVLRRSGKAVPKSNQLAESSPISLSLVLLLFFALVDSTIAQVDTTISQQESQSVVLPCPVNSQKCGKLHSLNWFKGDARIAAMLLGDSNVTSVNKEFDERVTVEQNPYRLVIKDLKIADEDIYLCDTTFFIPEETCDNFNGYRIELRVLENIVPPTEVVILDAKGDRLENGRIVGPMQERQSLKATCTVRNTRPQPEVSWFRGTKRLTTYSPTHDLINGLYTSTLELDWQLSREDLAQDFECRVKSAAIQNVTLTKFSVDLQVRPTSININGVKHHTVQGSKVVLTCDIRGARPAVNLTWYNTTTIISSDENEITEIRTKSLEKSDGTFHTQSELIFNATRFENDRVFRCEAENIVLQINREKPISSALTLEVLYPPVVKVSPSDIIANTSEIVLLNCEYVANPASLTQVEWYRNDDLVNVNDTTHYKGGNSENVALVIKATNKEDIGNYSCQLSNNIGKGTSDHKINLDVQYAPTVEILMIPKGPVKESDESNVTLFCNVLDANPSVLTKVRWYANSTLLKELPDCEETREDLCHIDPSKLLLESIGRGFFYNYSCEGFNAAGWGPRSEEKELLVHYEPGPATLSHFPLVAVKKKSVTFSCSVDDPGFPESNRFRWLRGGRGPLQDIVTKDWTVEPIDLDNRSNYSCYAYNEGGKGVMATVSLEVHAPPFFIRNLPQYTGILHTSPNATLTCRIECVPRCDISWQKDGVPIERNDTRYFVKEKYMDASPATGDFESMLSVLHFNMPNWPDSKFNIEDDNANYTCVSTGNTVGGSIRSRTYFGIEYAPENTTVSEKIVYVQEGTIPGRVICKSRANPEPSYDWIFKNQTIANGNALIINTAMTRNDNGTYTCLAYNKHGNSIAKTIIEVQFKPRCEIERQEIDDQDTLICIAYGNPIEADFSWSIKTENETDESLGSGKKQNSDKSYYILQTDYAISRTYRCVANNTVGYGSFCEIEVAAASSLLVWWQEQLAWWQLWEKNTLIILVAAILGLMLTVIIICCIIICICRRRRRQDKLNDKSSSLGEPLSEPGEYENLPFHGLQTAPNKPINAQIFDDEFIYADLESQHYGPINYKAASLYSQIKKNKKSGAFGDIK is encoded by the exons ATGGGAAATATGGTGCTAAGACGATCAGGAAAGGCTGTTCCCAAGTCGAATCAACTGGCAGAGAGCAGTCCAATATCCCTATCGCTGGTACTGCTGCTTTTCTTTGCGCTAGTAGATAGCACCATTGCACAAGTCG ataCCACCATCAGTCAGCAAGAAAGTCAATCCGTTGTTCTACCGTGCCCGGTTAATTCACAAAAGTGCGGAAAACTCCACTCACTAAATTGGTTTAAGGGAGATGCTCGCATTGCTGCAATGCTTCTCGGAGATAGTAACGTCACGAGTGTTAATAAAGAGTTTGACGAAAG AGTAACCGTGGAGCAAAACCCATACAGACTAGTAATTAAGGACTTAAAAATAGCTGATGAAGATATTTATCTTTGTGATACTACATTTTTTATACCAGAAGAAACGTGTGATAACTTTAATGGATATCGAATAGAATTGAGAGTCTTAg AAAACATTG TGCCACCCACTGAGGTTGTTATCTTGGATGCAAAAGGAGATCGACTCGAGAACGGCCGTATAGTGGGACCCATGCAGGAACGCCAGTCCCTCAAAGCTACTTGTACTGTAAGAAACACCCGACCTCAACCTGAAGTGAGCTGGTTTCGTGGAACAAAGCGTCTAACAACTT ATTCCCCCACTCATGACTTAATCAATGGTCTTTATACCTCAACACTCGAGTTGGATTGGCAGTTGTCCCGCGAAGATCTTGCTCAGGATTTTGAGTGTCGTGTGAAATCCGCAGCCATACAAAATGTTACTCTAACTAAGTTTAGCGTGGATTTACAAG TTCGGCCAACtagtataaatattaatgggGTAAAACATCACACAGTACAAGGCAGCAAAGTGGTTTTAACATGTGAC ATTCGTGGGGCGCGACCAGCAGTAAATCTTACTTGGTATAACACAACCACCATAATAAGTTCAGACGAAAACGAAATAACTGAAATCCGGACTAAATCG ctGGAAAAAAGTGATGGCACCTTTCATACTCAATCGGAACTCATTTTCAACGCCACCCGCTTTGAAAATGATCGGGTTTTTCGTTGCGAAGCTGAAAATATTGTTTTGCAAATTAATCGCGAAAAACCAATTTCATCTGCCCTCACGTTGGAAGTCTTAT ATCCCCCCGTAGTCAAAGTCAGTCCATCTGATATAATTGCCAATACAAGTGAAATAGTTCTTCTTAACTGTGAATACGTTGCAAACCCTGCTTCACTGACTCAAGTTGAATG GTATCGCAATGATGATTTGGTAAATGTAAATGATACGACTCATTATAAAGGTGGTAATTCGGAGAATGTGGCCCTTGTTATCAAAGCTACCAACAAAGAGGACATCGGAAATTATTCCTGTCAACTATCAAATAATATTGGCAAAGGAACTTCTGATCACAAAATTAATCTGGACGTGCAGT atgCCCCAACTGTCGAAATTCTTATGATACCAAAGGGACCGGTGAAGGAAAGTGATGAATCAAATGTCACTCTTTTTTGCAACGTGTTGGATGCAAATCCTTCTGTTCTCACCAAAGTAAGGTGGTATGCCAACTCAACACTTCTTAAGGAACTTCCAGACTGCGAAGAAACAAGG GAGGACCTGTGTCACATAGACCCAAGTAAACTCTTGTTAGAGAGTATTGGGAGGGGCTTCTTCTATAATTATTCCTGTGAGGGATTCAATGCTGCTGGCTGGGGTCCACGAAGCGAAGAAAAAGAGTTGTTG GTGCATTACGAGCCAGGACCTGCCACATTATCTCATTTCCCGTTAGTTGCCGTTAAGAAAAAGAGTGTAACATTCTCCTGTTCTGTAGATGATCCAGGATTTCCAGAATCAAATAG ATTTCGTTGGCTACGAGGCGGTCGGGGTCCTCTGCAGGACATTGTGACGAAGGACTGGACGGTGGAGCCAATTGATCTGGATAATCGGTCCAACTATTCTTGCTACGCATACAATGAGGGAGGCAAAGGTGTGATGGCCACAGTAAGCTTGGAGGTTCATGCGCCTCCGTTTTTTATTAGGAACTTGCCACAGTACACGGGAATTTTGCACACTTCACCAAATGCAACTTTGACTTGTCGCATCGAATGCGTCCCGCGATGCGACATATCTTGGCAAAAAGATGGTGTGCCCATAGAAAGGAACGATACCCGATATTTtgttaaagaaaaatacatgGATGCCTCCCCCGCAACGGGCGATTTTGAAAGCATGCTATCAGTCTTG CATTTCAATATGCCAAATTGGCCTGATTCAAAATTCAATATCGAGGATGATAATGCAAACTACACATGTGTATCAACGGGTAATACAGTCGGCGGAAGCATACGGAGTCGCACCTATTTTGGCATTGAGT ACGCACCTGAAAATACGACGGTTTCGGAGAAAATTGTTTATGTGCAGGAAGGCACAATACCAGGACGCGTCATTTGCAAATCTCGGGCTAACCCAG AGCCTTCATATGATTGgatttttaaaaaccaaactattgccaatggcaatgcattaattattaataCTGCCATGACCCGAAACGATAATGGAACATATACGTGTCTTGCGTATAATAAGCACGGTAATAGCATTGCGAAAACAATAATTGAAGTCCAAT ttaaGCCACGTTGCGAAATCGAGAGACAGGAAATTGATGACCAGGACACGCTCATTTGTATTGCGTACGGAAATCCTATAGAG GCTGATTTTTCTTGGTcaattaaaactgaaaatgaaacagACGAAAGCTTGGGCAgcggaaaaaaacaaaactctgATAAGAGTTATTACATATTACAGACGGATTATGCAATATCCAGGACATACAGATGTGTTGCTAATAATACAGTTGGTTACGGCTCATTTTGTGAAATTGAAGTAGCTG CTGCATCATCACTTTTAGTTTGGTGGCAAG AGCAACTAGCATGGTGGCAACTCTGGGAAAAGAACACACTAATCATACTAGTGGCTGCTATCTTGGGATTAATGTTGACCGTAATTATAATATGTTGCataattatatgtatttgCCGTCGCCGTCGGCGCCAAGATAAAT TAAACGACAAGTCGTCTTCACTGGGGGAACCGTTGTCGGAACCTGGCGAGTATGAGAATCTTCCATTTCATGGTCTGCAAACGGCACCTAACAag
- the LOC120447830 gene encoding hemicentin-1 isoform X9: MGNMVLRRSGKAVPKSNQLAESSPISLSLVLLLFFALVDSTIAQVDTTISQQESQSVVLPCPVNSQKCGKLHSLNWFKGDARIAAMLLGDSNVTSVNKEFDERVTVEQNPYRLVIKDLKIADEDIYLCDTTFFIPEETCDNFNGYRIELRVLENIVPPTEVVILDAKGDRLENGRIVGPMQERQSLKATCTVRNTRPQPEVSWFRGTKRLTTYSPTHDLINGLYTSTLELDWQLSREDLAQDFECRVKSAAIQNVTLTKFSVDLQVRPTSININGVKHHTVQGSKVVLTCDIRGARPAVNLTWYNTTTIISSDENEITEIRTKSLEKSDGTFHTQSELIFNATRFENDRVFRCEAENIVLQINREKPISSALTLEVLYPPVVKVSPSDIIANTSEIVLLNCEYVANPASLTQVEWYRNDDLVNVNDTTHYKGGNSENVALVIKATNKEDIGNYSCQLSNNIGKGTSDHKINLDVQYAPTVEILMIPKGPVKESDESNVTLFCNVLDANPSVLTKVRWYANSTLLKELPDCEETREDLCHIDPSKLLLESIGRGFFYNYSCEGFNAAGWGPRSEEKELLVHYEPGPATLSHFPLVAVKKKSVTFSCSVDDPGFPESNRFRWLRGGRGPLQDIVTKDWTVEPIDLDNRSNYSCYAYNEGGKGVMATVSLEVHAPPFFIRNLPQYTGILHTSPNATLTCRIECVPRCDISWQKDGVPIERNDTRYFVKEKYMDASPATGDFESMLSVLHFNMPNWPDSKFNIEDDNANYTCVSTGNTVGGSIRSRTYFGIEYAPENTTVSEKIVYVQEGTIPGRVICKSRANPEPSYDWIFKNQTIANGNALIINTAMTRNDNGTYTCLAYNKHGNSIAKTIIEVQFKPRCEIERQEIDDQDTLICIAYGNPIEADFSWSIKTENETDESLGSGKKQNSDKSYYILQTDYAISRTYRCVANNTVGYGSFCEIEVAAASSLLVWWQEQLAWWQLWEKNTLIILVAAILGLMLTVIIICCIIICICRRRRRQDKLNDKSSSLGEPLSEPGEYENLPFHGLQTAPNKAEQS, translated from the exons ATGGGAAATATGGTGCTAAGACGATCAGGAAAGGCTGTTCCCAAGTCGAATCAACTGGCAGAGAGCAGTCCAATATCCCTATCGCTGGTACTGCTGCTTTTCTTTGCGCTAGTAGATAGCACCATTGCACAAGTCG ataCCACCATCAGTCAGCAAGAAAGTCAATCCGTTGTTCTACCGTGCCCGGTTAATTCACAAAAGTGCGGAAAACTCCACTCACTAAATTGGTTTAAGGGAGATGCTCGCATTGCTGCAATGCTTCTCGGAGATAGTAACGTCACGAGTGTTAATAAAGAGTTTGACGAAAG AGTAACCGTGGAGCAAAACCCATACAGACTAGTAATTAAGGACTTAAAAATAGCTGATGAAGATATTTATCTTTGTGATACTACATTTTTTATACCAGAAGAAACGTGTGATAACTTTAATGGATATCGAATAGAATTGAGAGTCTTAg AAAACATTG TGCCACCCACTGAGGTTGTTATCTTGGATGCAAAAGGAGATCGACTCGAGAACGGCCGTATAGTGGGACCCATGCAGGAACGCCAGTCCCTCAAAGCTACTTGTACTGTAAGAAACACCCGACCTCAACCTGAAGTGAGCTGGTTTCGTGGAACAAAGCGTCTAACAACTT ATTCCCCCACTCATGACTTAATCAATGGTCTTTATACCTCAACACTCGAGTTGGATTGGCAGTTGTCCCGCGAAGATCTTGCTCAGGATTTTGAGTGTCGTGTGAAATCCGCAGCCATACAAAATGTTACTCTAACTAAGTTTAGCGTGGATTTACAAG TTCGGCCAACtagtataaatattaatgggGTAAAACATCACACAGTACAAGGCAGCAAAGTGGTTTTAACATGTGAC ATTCGTGGGGCGCGACCAGCAGTAAATCTTACTTGGTATAACACAACCACCATAATAAGTTCAGACGAAAACGAAATAACTGAAATCCGGACTAAATCG ctGGAAAAAAGTGATGGCACCTTTCATACTCAATCGGAACTCATTTTCAACGCCACCCGCTTTGAAAATGATCGGGTTTTTCGTTGCGAAGCTGAAAATATTGTTTTGCAAATTAATCGCGAAAAACCAATTTCATCTGCCCTCACGTTGGAAGTCTTAT ATCCCCCCGTAGTCAAAGTCAGTCCATCTGATATAATTGCCAATACAAGTGAAATAGTTCTTCTTAACTGTGAATACGTTGCAAACCCTGCTTCACTGACTCAAGTTGAATG GTATCGCAATGATGATTTGGTAAATGTAAATGATACGACTCATTATAAAGGTGGTAATTCGGAGAATGTGGCCCTTGTTATCAAAGCTACCAACAAAGAGGACATCGGAAATTATTCCTGTCAACTATCAAATAATATTGGCAAAGGAACTTCTGATCACAAAATTAATCTGGACGTGCAGT atgCCCCAACTGTCGAAATTCTTATGATACCAAAGGGACCGGTGAAGGAAAGTGATGAATCAAATGTCACTCTTTTTTGCAACGTGTTGGATGCAAATCCTTCTGTTCTCACCAAAGTAAGGTGGTATGCCAACTCAACACTTCTTAAGGAACTTCCAGACTGCGAAGAAACAAGG GAGGACCTGTGTCACATAGACCCAAGTAAACTCTTGTTAGAGAGTATTGGGAGGGGCTTCTTCTATAATTATTCCTGTGAGGGATTCAATGCTGCTGGCTGGGGTCCACGAAGCGAAGAAAAAGAGTTGTTG GTGCATTACGAGCCAGGACCTGCCACATTATCTCATTTCCCGTTAGTTGCCGTTAAGAAAAAGAGTGTAACATTCTCCTGTTCTGTAGATGATCCAGGATTTCCAGAATCAAATAG ATTTCGTTGGCTACGAGGCGGTCGGGGTCCTCTGCAGGACATTGTGACGAAGGACTGGACGGTGGAGCCAATTGATCTGGATAATCGGTCCAACTATTCTTGCTACGCATACAATGAGGGAGGCAAAGGTGTGATGGCCACAGTAAGCTTGGAGGTTCATGCGCCTCCGTTTTTTATTAGGAACTTGCCACAGTACACGGGAATTTTGCACACTTCACCAAATGCAACTTTGACTTGTCGCATCGAATGCGTCCCGCGATGCGACATATCTTGGCAAAAAGATGGTGTGCCCATAGAAAGGAACGATACCCGATATTTtgttaaagaaaaatacatgGATGCCTCCCCCGCAACGGGCGATTTTGAAAGCATGCTATCAGTCTTG CATTTCAATATGCCAAATTGGCCTGATTCAAAATTCAATATCGAGGATGATAATGCAAACTACACATGTGTATCAACGGGTAATACAGTCGGCGGAAGCATACGGAGTCGCACCTATTTTGGCATTGAGT ACGCACCTGAAAATACGACGGTTTCGGAGAAAATTGTTTATGTGCAGGAAGGCACAATACCAGGACGCGTCATTTGCAAATCTCGGGCTAACCCAG AGCCTTCATATGATTGgatttttaaaaaccaaactattgccaatggcaatgcattaattattaataCTGCCATGACCCGAAACGATAATGGAACATATACGTGTCTTGCGTATAATAAGCACGGTAATAGCATTGCGAAAACAATAATTGAAGTCCAAT ttaaGCCACGTTGCGAAATCGAGAGACAGGAAATTGATGACCAGGACACGCTCATTTGTATTGCGTACGGAAATCCTATAGAG GCTGATTTTTCTTGGTcaattaaaactgaaaatgaaacagACGAAAGCTTGGGCAgcggaaaaaaacaaaactctgATAAGAGTTATTACATATTACAGACGGATTATGCAATATCCAGGACATACAGATGTGTTGCTAATAATACAGTTGGTTACGGCTCATTTTGTGAAATTGAAGTAGCTG CTGCATCATCACTTTTAGTTTGGTGGCAAG AGCAACTAGCATGGTGGCAACTCTGGGAAAAGAACACACTAATCATACTAGTGGCTGCTATCTTGGGATTAATGTTGACCGTAATTATAATATGTTGCataattatatgtatttgCCGTCGCCGTCGGCGCCAAGATAAAT TAAACGACAAGTCGTCTTCACTGGGGGAACCGTTGTCGGAACCTGGCGAGTATGAGAATCTTCCATTTCATGGTCTGCAAACGGCACCTAACAag GCGGAACAAAGCTAA
- the LOC120447830 gene encoding hemicentin-1 isoform X7, translating to MGNMVLRRSGKAVPKSNQLAESSPISLSLVLLLFFALVDSTIAQVDTTISQQESQSVVLPCPVNSQKCGKLHSLNWFKGDARIAAMLLGDSNVTSVNKEFDERVTVEQNPYRLVIKDLKIADEDIYLCDTTFFIPEETCDNFNGYRIELRVLVPPTEVVILDAKGDRLENGRIVGPMQERQSLKATCTVRNTRPQPEVSWFRGTKRLTTYSPTHDLINGLYTSTLELDWQLSREDLAQDFECRVKSAAIQNVTLTKFSVDLQVRPTSININGVKHHTVQGSKVVLTCDIRGARPAVNLTWYNTTTIISSDENEITEIRTKSLEKSDGTFHTQSELIFNATRFENDRVFRCEAENIVLQINREKPISSALTLEVLYPPVVKVSPSDIIANTSEIVLLNCEYVANPASLTQVEWYRNDDLVNVNDTTHYKGGNSENVALVIKATNKEDIGNYSCQLSNNIGKGTSDHKINLDVQYAPTVEILMIPKGPVKESDESNVTLFCNVLDANPSVLTKVRWYANSTLLKELPDCEETREDLCHIDPSKLLLESIGRGFFYNYSCEGFNAAGWGPRSEEKELLVHYEPGPATLSHFPLVAVKKKSVTFSCSVDDPGFPESNRFRWLRGGRGPLQDIVTKDWTVEPIDLDNRSNYSCYAYNEGGKGVMATVSLEVHAPPFFIRNLPQYTGILHTSPNATLTCRIECVPRCDISWQKDGVPIERNDTRYFVKEKYMDASPATGDFESMLSVLHFNMPNWPDSKFNIEDDNANYTCVSTGNTVGGSIRSRTYFGIEYAPENTTVSEKIVYVQEGTIPGRVICKSRANPEPSYDWIFKNQTIANGNALIINTAMTRNDNGTYTCLAYNKHGNSIAKTIIEVQFKPRCEIERQEIDDQDTLICIAYGNPIEADFSWSIKTENETDESLGSGKKQNSDKSYYILQTDYAISRTYRCVANNTVGYGSFCEIEVAAASSLLVWWQEQLAWWQLWEKNTLIILVAAILGLMLTVIIICCIIICICRRRRRQDKLNDKSSSLGEPLSEPGEYENLPFHGLQTAPNKPINAQIFDDEFIYADLESQHYGPINYKAASLYSQIKKNKKSGAFGDIK from the exons ATGGGAAATATGGTGCTAAGACGATCAGGAAAGGCTGTTCCCAAGTCGAATCAACTGGCAGAGAGCAGTCCAATATCCCTATCGCTGGTACTGCTGCTTTTCTTTGCGCTAGTAGATAGCACCATTGCACAAGTCG ataCCACCATCAGTCAGCAAGAAAGTCAATCCGTTGTTCTACCGTGCCCGGTTAATTCACAAAAGTGCGGAAAACTCCACTCACTAAATTGGTTTAAGGGAGATGCTCGCATTGCTGCAATGCTTCTCGGAGATAGTAACGTCACGAGTGTTAATAAAGAGTTTGACGAAAG AGTAACCGTGGAGCAAAACCCATACAGACTAGTAATTAAGGACTTAAAAATAGCTGATGAAGATATTTATCTTTGTGATACTACATTTTTTATACCAGAAGAAACGTGTGATAACTTTAATGGATATCGAATAGAATTGAGAGTCTTAg TGCCACCCACTGAGGTTGTTATCTTGGATGCAAAAGGAGATCGACTCGAGAACGGCCGTATAGTGGGACCCATGCAGGAACGCCAGTCCCTCAAAGCTACTTGTACTGTAAGAAACACCCGACCTCAACCTGAAGTGAGCTGGTTTCGTGGAACAAAGCGTCTAACAACTT ATTCCCCCACTCATGACTTAATCAATGGTCTTTATACCTCAACACTCGAGTTGGATTGGCAGTTGTCCCGCGAAGATCTTGCTCAGGATTTTGAGTGTCGTGTGAAATCCGCAGCCATACAAAATGTTACTCTAACTAAGTTTAGCGTGGATTTACAAG TTCGGCCAACtagtataaatattaatgggGTAAAACATCACACAGTACAAGGCAGCAAAGTGGTTTTAACATGTGAC ATTCGTGGGGCGCGACCAGCAGTAAATCTTACTTGGTATAACACAACCACCATAATAAGTTCAGACGAAAACGAAATAACTGAAATCCGGACTAAATCG ctGGAAAAAAGTGATGGCACCTTTCATACTCAATCGGAACTCATTTTCAACGCCACCCGCTTTGAAAATGATCGGGTTTTTCGTTGCGAAGCTGAAAATATTGTTTTGCAAATTAATCGCGAAAAACCAATTTCATCTGCCCTCACGTTGGAAGTCTTAT ATCCCCCCGTAGTCAAAGTCAGTCCATCTGATATAATTGCCAATACAAGTGAAATAGTTCTTCTTAACTGTGAATACGTTGCAAACCCTGCTTCACTGACTCAAGTTGAATG GTATCGCAATGATGATTTGGTAAATGTAAATGATACGACTCATTATAAAGGTGGTAATTCGGAGAATGTGGCCCTTGTTATCAAAGCTACCAACAAAGAGGACATCGGAAATTATTCCTGTCAACTATCAAATAATATTGGCAAAGGAACTTCTGATCACAAAATTAATCTGGACGTGCAGT atgCCCCAACTGTCGAAATTCTTATGATACCAAAGGGACCGGTGAAGGAAAGTGATGAATCAAATGTCACTCTTTTTTGCAACGTGTTGGATGCAAATCCTTCTGTTCTCACCAAAGTAAGGTGGTATGCCAACTCAACACTTCTTAAGGAACTTCCAGACTGCGAAGAAACAAGG GAGGACCTGTGTCACATAGACCCAAGTAAACTCTTGTTAGAGAGTATTGGGAGGGGCTTCTTCTATAATTATTCCTGTGAGGGATTCAATGCTGCTGGCTGGGGTCCACGAAGCGAAGAAAAAGAGTTGTTG GTGCATTACGAGCCAGGACCTGCCACATTATCTCATTTCCCGTTAGTTGCCGTTAAGAAAAAGAGTGTAACATTCTCCTGTTCTGTAGATGATCCAGGATTTCCAGAATCAAATAG ATTTCGTTGGCTACGAGGCGGTCGGGGTCCTCTGCAGGACATTGTGACGAAGGACTGGACGGTGGAGCCAATTGATCTGGATAATCGGTCCAACTATTCTTGCTACGCATACAATGAGGGAGGCAAAGGTGTGATGGCCACAGTAAGCTTGGAGGTTCATGCGCCTCCGTTTTTTATTAGGAACTTGCCACAGTACACGGGAATTTTGCACACTTCACCAAATGCAACTTTGACTTGTCGCATCGAATGCGTCCCGCGATGCGACATATCTTGGCAAAAAGATGGTGTGCCCATAGAAAGGAACGATACCCGATATTTtgttaaagaaaaatacatgGATGCCTCCCCCGCAACGGGCGATTTTGAAAGCATGCTATCAGTCTTG CATTTCAATATGCCAAATTGGCCTGATTCAAAATTCAATATCGAGGATGATAATGCAAACTACACATGTGTATCAACGGGTAATACAGTCGGCGGAAGCATACGGAGTCGCACCTATTTTGGCATTGAGT ACGCACCTGAAAATACGACGGTTTCGGAGAAAATTGTTTATGTGCAGGAAGGCACAATACCAGGACGCGTCATTTGCAAATCTCGGGCTAACCCAG AGCCTTCATATGATTGgatttttaaaaaccaaactattgccaatggcaatgcattaattattaataCTGCCATGACCCGAAACGATAATGGAACATATACGTGTCTTGCGTATAATAAGCACGGTAATAGCATTGCGAAAACAATAATTGAAGTCCAAT ttaaGCCACGTTGCGAAATCGAGAGACAGGAAATTGATGACCAGGACACGCTCATTTGTATTGCGTACGGAAATCCTATAGAG GCTGATTTTTCTTGGTcaattaaaactgaaaatgaaacagACGAAAGCTTGGGCAgcggaaaaaaacaaaactctgATAAGAGTTATTACATATTACAGACGGATTATGCAATATCCAGGACATACAGATGTGTTGCTAATAATACAGTTGGTTACGGCTCATTTTGTGAAATTGAAGTAGCTG CTGCATCATCACTTTTAGTTTGGTGGCAAG AGCAACTAGCATGGTGGCAACTCTGGGAAAAGAACACACTAATCATACTAGTGGCTGCTATCTTGGGATTAATGTTGACCGTAATTATAATATGTTGCataattatatgtatttgCCGTCGCCGTCGGCGCCAAGATAAAT TAAACGACAAGTCGTCTTCACTGGGGGAACCGTTGTCGGAACCTGGCGAGTATGAGAATCTTCCATTTCATGGTCTGCAAACGGCACCTAACAag